Within the Populus trichocarpa isolate Nisqually-1 chromosome 14, P.trichocarpa_v4.1, whole genome shotgun sequence genome, the region gaaagaaaaagaaagaaaaaggaaaagaaaaagaagaggagaaaagTAAGCAATTCGAGCTGGCTTGGATTGGCACAAATCTATTTGGGGAAGTTCATGCCATGTTTGAGCTTAATGTAATTGTTCTTTAGATTAGCTCTAAGCCAACAATCATAAGCTTTCACCTGCTCAATTGGAGCATAGGTTTTGCTTGGTGCTCTTACTGTTACTAGAGTGCATTCACTGTTATCTTAATGATAATAGCTGGAGAGTCTTTCTTCATTTATGAAAATTGCATGATTGCTGTCCCTGATTGTGTTAGTTCCAAAGTCTGTTCAATTCCAGTGTACCCATTTCATTGCCTGCCTGCCTAGATAATTGCAACCTGATTTGTTGTAGTCTTTTTACGCTAATGATGTATGCATGTTCTTCTGAATGGCTGATTGTTGTCTGCATAATTTCCAGGTGAAGCATGTTCATGTCCCATGTACATCGATGGGTCCAAATGAGCCACATGCAGCAAGTATAGGCTGCCCAGATGGTATTCTTGAGAGACAAGATTCTGATTTATTAGATTCGGAATTAGAAAGGGCAAGACTATTTGAGTTTTTGCATTCTGAACTTCCATGTCACCCAAAGTTGCACAGAGGGCAACTGAAAAATGGACTCCGTTATCTTATTCTACCAAATAAAGTTCCACCAAACAGGTATAGTTCATGCACTCCTGTCtggtttatgcttttcatcgtGTTTGCAAGGCATGCCAGTTTAAGATTTCTAAATACTTATGGTTATTTTAAAAGATGGTGATTGCATGATAGTAGATGCTTGATCTGTAGTTCATTCAAAAAACTTATATTCACTTCTTATAGCAGCTTAAGATATCATTAGACATTCCATTACATTTTATTTACCGTATGTCCTTATGAAATGATGTGTGAGAGGATCTAATGGTGACATTTGGGGCATGATTCAGAGGTGAACTCCTCAACACAAGAAGGAAAAGATaaaccataaataaaaattcataataaataaaataaccaagtGCTCTTCCTCAGAATCATTGAACAGTAagcatcttttttataaaaataactcttCCATTAACATCAATTTAGGAAATAATCTTCTATCAGTGTGATATTAAAGATTAGTTTCAATATCAACAGGTAATTCCAAGACTTATGCTTTTTGAGGAATTGGTTTGCTCCATGAATGCTTGACCATAGATGCTTGTCTAAAGTTCTCCATATGTTCATTCTCCTGCAGCACATGATGCTGACAACTAACTTATTGTCCAAACCTTTTCTTCAAATTAGATGTGATTGGCATTTGGTGTTTTACTTGTGGAAATCTAATGGATTAAAAATGTGAAGTATGTTAGCATGTCCAACAAAAACTTCTACTATGGCTATACATTAACTTCAATATCTCACAAGAGCAAAGCTAACATTACAAGGAGTGTAAGGTAAAGCATATTGAATTCATGACCATGTTGAAGTATCTAGTAGTTGCAGGGTTATGATACTAAATTAGTTCAGTGAATTTCACTTTAGCTTAccaaatgattttaaaacttATTACTGCATATTAGATTCTTGTTGCGCAAAAGATGTGTAGTAGTGGAATTTGCAAAATcatatttgcttttttttcccctcgcATTCTAAATCTAGAGAGGCCTGAAATCTTTTCTTGTCGATCCTTTCACTCCCAATCTATACAGCAccctaagtttattttttttgtttccatctAGTGAGTTATATATAGAAAGAGAGGATACTATCCATAATTGAGGCTTTTAATTTAGAAGGTGATACTTGGTGTGGTCAATACTCATTGTTCGTTCTCTTATATACAAAactaattttcaatttgttaggTTTGAGGCACACATGGAAGTTCATGCAGGATCAATAGACGAGGAAGATGATGAGCAAGGAATTGCACATATGATTGAACATGTTGCATTCCTTGGAAGTAAGAAACGCGAGAAACTTCTCGGAACAGGTGCCCGATCTAATGCTTACACTGATTTCCACCATACAGTTTTCCACATTCATTCACCAACTAGTACAAAGGTTTGTCACATTTCTCAAATTTTGCTTACAGTaaaacttgattgaattaatgaattaatgtttttgatTTGGGTTCTTGACACTTTTGAAGTTCCGGTTGTTTCCCTTCACTCTTtcacatgatatattttttttatctgtttttttccttgcagCTCTATGGTAACCTTTGATAGGTTCAAGAAAGTAAACAACTAGAGTTTGAACATAAATAATTCTATGCCATGATggattaatatgaaaaaataaaatccatctaGAGATTCAATGTGCTTATATAgcggaaaaagaaaaagaaaagttaaaatgaTATAAGGCACTGACTACAAATGCAAAGATGGTTTATACTAGAGTTGATATCTTATATATGAGCAAAAAGCAGTTAACACTACAAAGCAAGGATTACAACTACAAAACAAGATATATATGCGTGCATCAGACACTGCACAACAGTCATGTATACATAGAAGATATTTTAATGGCAAGCACAAACCTGTGTGTTTGTGTGCATTTGCAGATTTGATTCATCTGATTCATACCGAGTTGCGCTGTTAATATATTTTGCATCTGCTGGAAGGAAAAAGGACTTCAGAACATGCACCCAATGTATCAAACTAAAGTTATTTTTGCACATTGAAAACAACTTTAAATCTTATTGTTCAATTTATCCTTTGCATGGCATAGTGTGCATTAAGCATTTGATGAAgttacaaaagcaaaaaaaatgtaCTTTGgataagtttaattaattttgtggtATGCTTGAATTCTAGTGGAGTTGCAAAGAGTTATGTAGACCCAATATGGTATACATGTGATGCTATAAAAATTAGTATCTGTGCAACATGTTGAGAGGATTAAGGAGATATATTAGCATGTCTTGTGATACAATATCTTCCTATGTGGCTATTGTAATTGTATTCTAGTATAAACTACCTTATCTTTACATCTTGGTTTCTTTTGCTTGCTTCTTAAAccagtaattttttattaaatttcaacatGTGGTATTTATTGATGCAAATGGTGCTTGCCAGGATGCTGATGGAGATCTACTCCCCTCTGTGCTGGATGCCTTGAATGAGGTACAGATAAAGAAATTGCTCGTGTATTTGAGATGCTTCCCTTAGtttggtaaaaatatatttgtcaaGAAGACATGTTTGCTATCACGATGGCTTGTGGAATAAAGATGTGAcgatttgtgtttttatttaacatgtttGTTTCATTGAACAGATAGCTTTCCACCCAAGTTTCCTTGCTTCTCGAGTTGAAAAGGAAAGGCGCGCTATACTTTCAGAACTACAAATGATGAATACTATAGAATATCGTGTTGACTGCCAGGTACAGACTCAATGTTGCCTATATGTTGAACTAGTTAATGTTTGAATATTTCTGCTTGTTATTGATGtttgatgattttcttttaaatgtagCTGTTACAACATCTACATTCAGAAAACAAGCTTAGCAAAAGGTTCCCGATTGGACTGGAAGAGCAGATTAAGAAGTGGGATGCAGATAAAATTAGGAAATTTCATGAGCGTTGGTACTTCCCTGCAAATGCAACTCTATACATTGTTGGCGACATTGATAACATTTCAAAGACAGTTCACCAGATTGAAGTATGCCCAAAACTTTGTTGATCGTAATTTGTAGTAATTAAATAGTGTCTGGCTTAGTAACTTAGGTATCTTTCTTGAAAAAAGGACTATAATTACTTCTTGCTATGCAGAATGTCTTTGGACAAACTGGTCTGGAAACCGAGACAGTTTCTGCTCCTTCTCCAAGTGCATTTGGTGCAATGGCTAGTTTTCTTGTTCCTAAACTCTCAGTTGGGCTCCCTGGAAGTTCGTCCCGTGAAAAATCATCTATTTCTCTTGACCaatctaaaatcattaaaaaggaAAGGCATGCGGTTCGTCCTCCTGTGGAGCATTATTGGTCTCTCCCTGGAAGCAATGCAAATTTGAAGCCACCACAGATATTTCAGCACGAGTTTCTTCAGAATTTCTCAATTAATATGTTCTGCAAGGTATGAACAATAAGAGTAGCACCAGCATTATGCAGTGTGCTGGTTTCTGATGTTCTCGTTTTATTTTATCctcctatttataggggtgATGATTACTTTTGCTTACATCTCACCACATTCTAACTTAAGTAAAAAGCATCATTTTATCTGCATAATACTGTTTCTGCCATCATGCACGAGTTGTGATGCCAAACAGTAAAATTGAAGAGTTGTTGGCTGTAGAGAATCTAGTCCAAATTAATACTCGAGATTCTAGTGACTGGGAAAGGGAATCTTGGCAGACAGTGAATCCATTgagttgtgtttcttttttattgtttaatatataatacCTTTGATGTTAGAAGAATAGCCAGACTTTTAACAAGGAAGGACTTCATTTGCATTTGTTTGACGCTTTACTCGAGACAGTGCTATGACTGGAtcaatttttcatcatttaagaAGCTCGTTCGACTGTATGTtttgatttgaagttttaatatttggCTTGTTAAGTTGAATCTTAGGTCCCCTTGTTAAGTTGAATCTTAGGTCCCCTTGTTAAGTTTTAACATTTCATTTGGAACGTTTTTGAAGGAATGAATTGAATTCTACAAAATGGCAGTCTGAGTTGACATAAAGACTTTCCATGTTACTTTTAATagattagaaacaaaaaaaaagtgtatgTTCTGAATTTTGTAACGGGCCACTTTAAGTCAACTCATGAGTAACTAATCACATGAAAGTCAATTCAAATTGATTCTCATGGGAATTCTTTTTGCAATCTGTTTCATGATTTTGATTCCAAACTGggttttgtaaaaattaagaagaCTGTTGCTTATCCCAACAGACAATTGCTGACCTATAAAGAACAAAGTTCACTGTGAACATGTATAAAATCTTCAACAGCAAAAGATAtataatctttgaatttttttttcaaggttttaCAACCTAAGTTTGTTACATGAGTTTTTTTCAGTAGTAAATGGCCTCACTCTTGAAATTGGTCTCTTGATGGTTTCTAACTCCCCTTTGATAACCCAAGTTTATATGTTTTAGTGTTGTGGAATTGCCAATTATTGTTGATTTCTTACTTTTGAATGGCGAGACCCTGAAGCACTGACACTAACAAGGCATGCCGTGGATTTATGGCTATTATAGAGAACTACCTGTCAACTCCTCACAGAGGACACAAACTCAAGATTCTATTCATTCATACATGTGTCATATTTCAAACTGATGCATGATATATGGATAACATTCTCTGTAATGCTGTTTGAAAGGGTAGTATTGTTTTCACATCTtagtcaaaggaaaaaaataattggttacTAATAACTTAGCCTTCCCATGCTATTGTTTCTGTAACCCTTAACTGCTTTTCATGGTATGCTGTGTTGAAGAACATTTTTGTGTTCccataaacataaaaacatgaatattttcTCTGGTTTCCTCAATGTAATTTAAGAGCTTCCCCAAATCTGGTTTGTCTTAAACACTTACAGTTAAATGCTGCTAAATTCTTTATCTGCATGAAGAAACTCATGCTTCTCTATTTGGTTATATGTTTCTCCTGATGGTCTTGCCTAGTATTTTATGTTCTACATACAGAAATATTAGCCTTTGGAAAGTGggtttaattcctttttttttttgttggtttgggATTGACATCATGCTCTGGATTTTTCTGCAGATTCCGGTGAGCAAGGTCCAAACATATGGTGACTTGCGTAATGTTTTGATGAAGAGAATTTTTCTATCTGCACTGCACTTCCGGATTAATACAAGATACAAGGTTTGTGCttgttatattatattttaagccTTTTGTTGTGCTTGTTTCTTCTGTTTCCTATCCTATTCTTTGCCATTTAATCTATGATTGGTTTGgcctttaattaatttctccatAAATAtcagttttaatttattgtgtcGCTTTACTTCCTTGTTTGTTTGGGCACTGCCTTTTAATGGCTTTTAAATGGGagtataaaaattgaaaatgagtttgGCTCCTTGTAAACACAGATTATGAATGGTGATGGTTTTATTGTTGACAATGCTTAAAGTTTCTTCTGATTATTGATCATGAATTTAGCTATACTTTCGCCTCAATGGGCAGCATGAAAGTCTGCAAatttatcaattataatttgaacCCAAACATATAGCAATTCTGCAGACTGCTGGTAAAAAAGATGGAAGTTGGCGAATTGTCTATATCAGGCTGAATTCTGTTTGTATAGGTCCACATCACCTAGTTTGATTAGCCctccaaaagtttttttttaatttttcaaatttttcagAGTTCAAATCCACCATTCACTTCAGTTGAATTGGATCATAGTGATTCTGGAAGGGAAGGATGCACTGTCACAACTCTTACAGTAACTGCAGAACCCAAGAATTGGCAAAATGCAATTAAAGTTGCTGTTCAAGAGGTTCGTATCTTTCTGTTATTACCGTCCTCACTCTTCATTATATAGCTAAtgcaatttcatttaatattttttttctatttccatTCTTCTTTTTGTTCCCCTTATTTGCTAAATGCAGAACAGACATTCGTTTGTTTGATAAGATTACATTAGCAGTTGCAACTATTAATAGTAGTCTTCGGTACGGAATGCATCTATTTGTGTATGTAAAAGATTCTAGAGACAGAAAGCACTGTGTCTTATTTGATACTGCTACTAATTCTCTTCAATTACATTCagatccttttccttttcttattattcGTTACAATATTTTACAGATTATGTTTGATGCAGGTTCGAAGGCTTAAAGAATTTGGTGTCACAAAAGGTGAATTAAATCGCTACATGGATGCTCTTCTAAAAGATAGCGAACATCTGGCAGCCATGATTGATAATGTGTCATCTGTTGATAATTTGGAATTTATCATGGAGAGTGATGCTCTTGGCCATACTGTGATGGATCAGAGACAGGGACATGAGAGTTTGTTTGGTGTTGCTGGAACAGTCACACTTGAAGAAGTAATTTTCACCCATAGTGACCCTAACTATTATTGCCTGTTGTGCCACACAAGTAACATGAGTGTGCTCATAATCCAGGAAGCCATAACTTCATTCATTGACATAagagcttatatttttttattgactcttACAGTCATATTTTATCCCTGCATCTTTTCAGCATGTAGCTTGAAATTGCTTTAGAACCACCATGCTATTATTGGTAAAGCGATTGATATGGAGCCATAGTTAGTATTGTGCCAAAATCCAATATACtagataatttttctaatggttTGATGCTTCACAAATTTTCCATTACCATTTATCAGATGCCTTGATTTCTCGTCCTTCAACTTGAATTTGTATGTTGATGAGGTTTTCTAGGAGAAATATTTGTGGTTATGTTTGTTCTGAAGGTGATATTTTCCTTTGGGTAGTAGATGCTTATTGAATGTAATGCTTGTTTGCATAGACTAGTGTGCTTTCTGAAGTTTTTGAAGTTGATAATGAGGATTGTGAGTTTTTTCATATACTCTTttgtttgtgaattttttttttcatgactttttctaattatcctctctctctctcataggTCAATTCTATTGGTGCCAAGTTATTAGAATTTATCTCTGATTTTGGAAAACCAACCGCACCAATTCCTGCAGCAATTGTTGCATGTGTTCCTTCAAAAGTGTATTTTGATGGATTGGGTGAAACTGAGTTCAAGATATCATCAAGTGAGATTATAGCTGCCATAAAATCAGGATTGGAGGAAGCAATTGAGGCTGAGCCAGAGGTATCCACATGGAACTTAGCATGCTTTATTCTTTCaactattatttgtttttgcatttttatacATAAAGCCATTATTGAAATAAACTTCAATGGCAAgttcaattatttgattttatgtgCAGCTTGAAGTGCCAAAGGAACTGATAACTTCAACACAGTTAGAGGAGTTACGATTACAACTCACGCCGTCCTTTATCCCTTTAGTTCCAGATGCAGATTACACGAAATTGCACGACCCAGAAACAGGCATCACTCAGTGTCGTCTTTCAAATGGAATTGCTGTAAATTACAAGGTATCCTTGTGCATGTTTTTATTCAGTTGGTCGCTCCATTAGGCTGATATGTTTTGATGTTTCTGTAATATGCAATTGGAATTGGGTTCCTATTGTGTTTCCAATTCATAGCAATTATGCAGTTAATCCCTAATAGCCATCCGTTGTTGTAGTGTAACAGTGTTTGTGGTATTTCATTTTGAAGACATGTTGTATTTCGAGTTTACTCTTCACTGCAAAGCAAAACAATACTTCTTGTCTGCTCCATTTTTCATACTCATGTTTTGCAACTTGATGGAAGTATGATGATAAAAAACCTGATGGATATATAATGAGAATATGCTTAAATATATCACCAACAAATTCATTTGTAGTTTAAGCCCATGCTGCTGTACAGATATCTAAAAGTGAATCCCGGGGAGGTGTCATGCGGCTAATTGTGGGTGGGGGCCGAGCAGCTGAAAGTTCTGAGTCAAAAGGAGCAGTTGTTGTGGGTGTTCGAACTCTCAGTGAGGGTGGTCGTGTTGGCAACTTTTCAAGAGAACAGGTTAGTGTAGTATTATAtgttatgtttctttttaaaatcaaatattagaaagtTCTCCATTGTGCTGGTTAGGCTATTAATTCTGAAATGAATTATGAATGTAAAAAAGTAAATCATCAATATCATTGCTAGTGGTGCTTGTCATCAATTTTCtatgattaaaattttcaattttcatctgAAAGATCTGCCGTATAAAACTCAGTTTAAATGGTAGTGCAGGCTGGTTGTTTGAGACTTGAGGAAACCTTGGACAATCTTTCTGCCAAAGGAAATTCAACAGTTATGGCCTATTAGATTACGGTCTTGGAATGGAGAATTTGGAGACAGCCCTactctttattgtttttgatgTAGAGCGTGCACTTACAAGAGTTGAACACATACCTTTGTTGTTGCAAAATTCCTCTAGATTTTTACATtgcaaaagagagaaaaattgagGTGATGAGCGTGTATGAAATATGAACAGCTCTGTGAAGAGAGATTGGGAAAATCATCAGGAAACTATGTAGCTGTTTAGATAGACATTTCAAGAAGATTatccaaaccataaaaaataaaaaaatggatggtTGGGATTTAGAAACAACTGAACTTTAGGTGAGAATTTTGCTCAGAGATGTTATCAGGTTACATATATACTCTATTTTCTAGAGAatggatttttttgaattttggcgATCATTTTTATCAGTAAATTAGCTTTGATAAGGAATCATTTGCAGATGAGGTTTTGTTGCAGTTGGATATTTAATGATGAAGAATTTGGAgggaaaacatatatataacgTGAACTGTGTATATAATATGCTTGCGTTTAAGAAAATTAGAGTTTGTAAATTGGGGCCAACAGACTAGGAAAGTTCATTATGAGTATGAGAAATTAATATTCCAAAGATAGAATCGTggtcaaaatcttaatttatcaGGTTTGAATGTGTAACGCATGATGGGTTTTCAAATTTATAGAACCGCCACAACATTATGTGAAGTCAGTTGCAAGTTTTCTtgcaatcatattttttatgcatgttGGGAAGTTTTCTCAgcaatttattttatccttgtaacTGTGCAATATGCTTCTCCAGGTAGAACTTTTTTGTGTGAATCACCTGATAAATTGCTCTTTGGAGTCAACTGAGGAATTTATTTGTATGGAGTTCCGCTTTACTCTGCGAGACAATGGGATGCGAGCAGCATTTGAGTTACTTCATATGGTGCTTGAGGTAACCCAATCAACAACCAAAATATGCTAATCTGTAAATGTTTGGTGTTTCATTTTTAGGCGTTTGGTTGTTTTGGTCGCTTTTAATGGGTGCCACATTCTTGACTTCTGATACTGATATTTTGATACTTGAAATTACTGAATCCCAGCATAGCGTTTGGCTGGATGATGCATTGGACAGAGCCAGGCAACTATACTTGTCATATTACCGGTCTATTCCCAAAAGCTTAGAACGTGCAACTGCTCACAAGCTCATGACAGCAATGTTGAATGGGGATGAGCGATTTATTGAGCCAACCCCACAATCATTACAAAATCTAACACTGAAATCCGTAAAGGATGCAGTGATGAATCAGTTTGTTGGTGGAAACATGGAGGTGTGTGATTATCTACTTGTTAATCCTGCATATCACATGTGGATACAA harbors:
- the LOC7462034 gene encoding stromal processing peptidase, chloroplastic-like, with amino-acid sequence MAATAASSSVLMMNVPQTRAPLTPPKDDTLSRKNRINLIQPRRFPLIRFHSNHHQSWNSVSSKRWSHEIATGGSGSLRKKNNAWKQCSSSLGERVVGAYFPEQFKCMSCSLNRLRSRYSIKGSTPTIPRAFVDKSAFNLSGHSLDTASVKHVHVPCTSMGPNEPHAASIGCPDGILERQDSDLLDSELERARLFEFLHSELPCHPKLHRGQLKNGLRYLILPNKVPPNRFEAHMEVHAGSIDEEDDEQGIAHMIEHVAFLGSKKREKLLGTGARSNAYTDFHHTVFHIHSPTSTKDADGDLLPSVLDALNEIAFHPSFLASRVEKERRAILSELQMMNTIEYRVDCQLLQHLHSENKLSKRFPIGLEEQIKKWDADKIRKFHERWYFPANATLYIVGDIDNISKTVHQIENVFGQTGLETETVSAPSPSAFGAMASFLVPKLSVGLPGSSSREKSSISLDQSKIIKKERHAVRPPVEHYWSLPGSNANLKPPQIFQHEFLQNFSINMFCKIPVSKVQTYGDLRNVLMKRIFLSALHFRINTRYKSSNPPFTSVELDHSDSGREGCTVTTLTVTAEPKNWQNAIKVAVQEVRRLKEFGVTKGELNRYMDALLKDSEHLAAMIDNVSSVDNLEFIMESDALGHTVMDQRQGHESLFGVAGTVTLEEVNSIGAKLLEFISDFGKPTAPIPAAIVACVPSKVYFDGLGETEFKISSSEIIAAIKSGLEEAIEAEPELEVPKELITSTQLEELRLQLTPSFIPLVPDADYTKLHDPETGITQCRLSNGIAVNYKISKSESRGGVMRLIVGGGRAAESSESKGAVVVGVRTLSEGGRVGNFSREQVELFCVNHLINCSLESTEEFICMEFRFTLRDNGMRAAFELLHMVLEHSVWLDDALDRARQLYLSYYRSIPKSLERATAHKLMTAMLNGDERFIEPTPQSLQNLTLKSVKDAVMNQFVGGNMEVSIVGDFSEEEIESCIIDYLGTVRATRDSDREQEFNPVMFRPSPSDLQFQQVFLKDTDERACAYIAGPAPNRWGFTVDGKDLFESTSGISVTADTQPNSDPQQIDRKDVQKDKQGKLRSHPLFFGITMGLLAEIINSRLFTTVRDSLGLTYDVSFELSLFDRLKLGWYVVSVTSTPGKVHKAVDACKSVLRGLHSNKVAQRELDRAKRTLLMRHETEIKSNAYWLGLLAHLQASSVPRKDVSCIKDLTSLYEAATIEDIYVAYEQLKVDEDSLYSCIGVAGAQAGEEINALEEEETDDDFQGVIPVGRGLSTMTRPTT